The DNA region CCGTGTCCTGGAATCGCAACCATCCGGAGAACTCACTCCAACCAGCGGATCGACGGAGATCTTCATCCATCCTCCCTATCAATTCCAAAGAGTCGATGCCCTCCTGACGAACTTCCATCTGCCGGCCTCGACCCTGCTCATGCTGGTAAGTGCCTTAGCCGGCAGGGAATTCATCCTGGAGGCCTATGCCGAGGCAATCCACGCGAAATACCGGTTCTTCAGCTACGGTGACTGCATGTTGATTGTGTGATGAAAATGAAAGTCTTTTAGCGGTTTAGGCTGTAGCCTGTTAGGTCACTGCAAAAAGCATTCACTAAGAACTCTGTCGGCACTATTTCAAGTTTCAGCTTTCAGGTTTCAAATTTTTCAACCCGATGCCTCTCCTGACCATTTCCGAACTGAAGAAAGCAGCCCGTGAGCATTCCCCACAGGAGGCTGTGATCCATGCACAAATCGAGAGGATCACCCGCAAGGATGCATCCAACGGAAAGCCCTTCCAGGAGGCGATCTTCCGGGATGCCACCGAGAGTATGACCCTGAGGGCATGGGCTGATAGCGCGGCCTTTGAGTCATGCTCGGAAGCAAAGCCGGGTGAGTTCGTGATGATCGAGGGTCAGTTCAGCCATAGCACGGCCTTCGGACTTGATGCCAAGAGCTGGGAAATGAGTCTGCTTCCTGATGAGGCGGTGGATCTCTTGCTGGAAGGCTCGGCGGAAAGGATTGCCCTACTCGACCGCGCCTACGGAGTTATCACGGAGGCAGTGGCAAGCCTGTGTGAACCCAGGCTGAAGTCCCTCTGCAACCGCTTCCTTGCCCTGTACGGTGCGCGCTTCCGCAGGGCGGCGGCAGCTCGTGGCAATCACCACGCCAGACGAGGGGGGCTTTTGGAGCACACCTCGAGGATGATGGAATCGGCCTTGGCCCTCTGCACGGTCTATCCCGAACTCCATCGTGATCTCCTGATCGCAGGTGTTCTCTTCCACGACACGGGCAAGCTTTGGGAGACTTGCCCACCGGAACGAGGCTTCGGCATCGAGTCGGAACCGCGCGGCGAGCTACTGGGGCACCTTTCGATAGGAATCGAGCTCGTTAATACGCT from Verrucomicrobiota bacterium includes:
- a CDS encoding HD domain-containing protein, which gives rise to MPLLTISELKKAAREHSPQEAVIHAQIERITRKDASNGKPFQEAIFRDATESMTLRAWADSAAFESCSEAKPGEFVMIEGQFSHSTAFGLDAKSWEMSLLPDEAVDLLLEGSAERIALLDRAYGVITEAVASLCEPRLKSLCNRFLALYGARFRRAAAARGNHHARRGGLLEHTSRMMESALALCTVYPELHRDLLIAGVLFHDTGKLWETCPPERGFGIESEPRGELLGHLSIGIELVNTLWRDLPKEGWEALAPSSEDVRLHLLHLVASHHGQLEFGSPVLPKTPEAALLHFVDNIDARMEMFLAAYATAGASHKGQHEWVRPLGVAPVTPLAPFLEEPSDLLL